From one Streptomyces sp. NBC_01478 genomic stretch:
- a CDS encoding Rv1733c family protein: MGAIRGVWRWRRNPLRRATDLVEAWLALVVLLLVLVAAPVIGSLTGIVAQNTLQRSVREQRADRHAVTATVVKKLKGAEIEPDPDSATARDIRTRVLADWTAPDGTAQHGAVMANLNTPHAGDHFRLWTDQHGHIVARPLDSATATTHAVLAGFGAALLTAGLVDSARRFVLWRMVRRRYARWDRAWERAGPDWGRTGTGS; the protein is encoded by the coding sequence GTGGGAGCAATCAGGGGCGTGTGGCGTTGGCGGCGCAATCCGCTGCGTCGCGCGACCGATCTGGTCGAGGCCTGGCTGGCCCTCGTGGTCCTGCTGCTGGTCCTGGTCGCCGCACCCGTGATCGGTTCGCTCACCGGCATCGTCGCGCAGAACACCCTGCAGCGGTCGGTGCGGGAGCAGCGCGCGGACCGGCACGCCGTGACGGCGACGGTGGTCAAGAAGCTCAAGGGCGCCGAGATCGAGCCCGACCCCGACTCGGCCACCGCGCGGGACATCCGCACCCGCGTCCTCGCCGACTGGACCGCCCCGGACGGCACCGCACAGCACGGCGCGGTCATGGCGAACCTGAACACCCCGCACGCGGGCGACCACTTCAGGCTCTGGACGGACCAGCACGGACACATAGTGGCCCGCCCGCTGGACTCGGCCACGGCGACGACGCACGCCGTGCTCGCCGGGTTCGGCGCGGCACTGCTGACCGCCGGGCTCGTCGACAGCGCCAGACGGTTCGTGCTGTGGCGCATGGTCCGCCGCAGGTACGCGCGTTGGGACCGGGCCTGGGAGCGGGCGGGCCCGGACTGGGGCCGGACCGGCACCGGTAGCTGA
- a CDS encoding O-antigen ligase family protein → MASATGPDADSERRNVSDAAGIAVLGSCAAWSLITAAMHDGRPEGVLLAVLAVAAGYASGRISGALVPVAAPCVGALAGLGLALAEPHLAPGPQFTVPLGHAGATAALLTLAVGSACCSARAASAPAPRLALWLLAAGITVTAAVLGSVTGFVLGTAVLLCSLGAGRMRHRGPGIAGLGLATALVTGATWAVAGNVLPDGLTASLEGQLTPHRIQLWQDALHMAHHDSALGVGPGRFGELSSAAAEALLPDGKPHSAPLQMAAEQGIVGVLLLAAAFGWVLHALWRTSRSTPIALSAAAALTGVALIASVGDALSFTSVSVGAGFLAGLATAHPIAEDTSRAAPDAHARGDSLAP, encoded by the coding sequence ATGGCGTCGGCGACCGGTCCGGACGCCGACAGTGAAAGACGAAACGTTTCGGACGCGGCGGGCATCGCCGTGCTCGGATCGTGTGCCGCGTGGTCGCTGATCACCGCGGCCATGCACGACGGCCGGCCCGAGGGGGTGCTGCTCGCGGTCCTCGCGGTCGCCGCCGGTTACGCGTCGGGGCGGATCTCCGGGGCGCTCGTACCGGTCGCCGCACCCTGTGTGGGGGCGCTGGCCGGGCTCGGCCTGGCGCTGGCCGAACCGCATCTCGCCCCGGGCCCCCAGTTCACCGTCCCGCTCGGCCACGCCGGCGCCACCGCGGCCCTGCTGACCCTGGCCGTGGGTTCCGCGTGCTGCTCCGCACGGGCCGCCTCGGCACCGGCGCCACGGCTCGCGCTGTGGCTGCTGGCGGCCGGGATCACGGTCACCGCGGCCGTCCTGGGCTCGGTCACCGGATTCGTCCTGGGGACGGCGGTGCTGCTGTGCTCGCTCGGCGCCGGCCGGATGCGACACCGCGGCCCGGGCATCGCGGGCCTGGGCCTGGCCACGGCACTGGTGACCGGCGCCACCTGGGCCGTCGCCGGAAACGTGCTCCCGGACGGGCTGACCGCGTCCCTGGAGGGCCAGTTGACTCCGCACCGGATCCAGTTGTGGCAGGACGCCCTGCACATGGCGCATCACGACTCCGCGCTGGGAGTGGGTCCCGGGCGCTTCGGAGAACTGAGCAGCGCGGCGGCCGAGGCGCTGCTGCCGGACGGCAAACCGCACTCCGCGCCGCTCCAAATGGCGGCCGAGCAGGGCATCGTCGGCGTGCTCCTGCTGGCGGCGGCCTTCGGCTGGGTCCTTCACGCGCTGTGGCGCACCTCACGCTCCACCCCGATCGCGCTCAGCGCGGCCGCCGCGCTGACGGGGGTCGCGCTGATCGCCTCGGTCGGCGACGCGCTGAGTTTCACCTCGGTGTCGGTCGGCGCCGGTTTCCTGGCCGGGCTGGCGACGGCCCACCCGATCGCCGAGGACACCTCACGCGCCGCGCCGGACGCACACGCGCGTGGCGACAGCCTGGCCCCCTGA
- a CDS encoding glycosyltransferase: protein MWIAAGSLAAWLWLLFCQGFFWRTDIRLPARTDPDDWPSVAVVVPARDEAAVLHESLPSLLAQDYPGRAEVFLVDDGSSDGTGELARALASRYGGLPLTVDSPGEPPAGWTGKLWAVRHGVGLARARDPEYLLLTDADIAHAPDSLRELVAAARSGGFDAVSLMARLRVESLWERLVVPAFVYFFAQLYPFRRIGRRGARTAAAAGGCVLLRADTAERARIPDAIRHAVIDDVALARAVKGGGGHIWLGLAERVDSVRPYPRLYDLWRMVSRSAYAQLRHNPLLLLGTVLGLALVYLVPTVALITGLALGSTAVAVLGGLAWLVMTGTYLPMLRYYGQPLWLAPLLPFTAFLYLLMTVDSAVQHYRGRGAAWKGRTYARPDAVVGDDG, encoded by the coding sequence GTGTGGATCGCCGCCGGATCACTCGCCGCCTGGCTGTGGCTGCTGTTCTGTCAGGGCTTCTTCTGGCGCACGGACATCAGGCTGCCGGCCCGCACCGACCCGGACGACTGGCCGTCGGTCGCTGTGGTCGTCCCCGCCCGCGACGAGGCCGCCGTACTGCACGAGAGCCTGCCCTCGCTCCTCGCCCAGGACTATCCCGGGCGGGCGGAGGTCTTCCTTGTCGACGACGGCAGTTCGGACGGCACCGGGGAACTGGCCCGCGCTCTGGCGTCCCGGTACGGCGGGCTGCCGCTGACCGTGGACTCCCCCGGCGAACCGCCCGCGGGCTGGACGGGCAAGTTGTGGGCCGTAAGGCACGGTGTCGGTCTGGCACGCGCGCGTGACCCCGAGTACCTGCTGCTGACGGACGCGGACATCGCCCATGCCCCGGACAGCCTGCGGGAGTTGGTGGCGGCGGCGCGCAGCGGCGGGTTCGACGCCGTGTCGCTGATGGCGCGGCTGCGCGTGGAGAGCCTGTGGGAGCGGCTCGTGGTGCCGGCGTTCGTCTACTTCTTCGCCCAGTTGTATCCGTTCCGCCGGATCGGCCGAAGAGGGGCCCGTACCGCTGCTGCGGCGGGCGGCTGTGTGCTGCTGCGCGCCGACACCGCCGAACGGGCGCGCATCCCGGACGCCATCCGGCACGCGGTGATCGACGACGTGGCGCTCGCGCGTGCCGTCAAGGGCGGCGGCGGTCACATCTGGCTGGGGCTCGCCGAGCGGGTGGACAGCGTGCGCCCGTATCCGCGCCTGTACGACCTGTGGCGGATGGTCTCGCGCAGCGCGTACGCGCAGTTGCGGCACAACCCGCTGCTCCTCCTGGGCACCGTCCTCGGGCTGGCGCTGGTGTACCTCGTACCGACCGTGGCCCTGATCACCGGCCTGGCCCTCGGAAGCACGGCGGTCGCGGTCCTCGGCGGTCTCGCGTGGCTGGTGATGACGGGGACGTACCTCCCGATGCTGCGCTACTACGGGCAGCCGCTGTGGCTCGCTCCCCTGTTGCCGTTCACCGCGTTCCTGTACCTCCTGATGACCGTCGATTCCGCGGTGCAGCACTACAGGGGACGTGGTGCGGCCTGGAAGGGCCGTACCTACGCGCGTCCCGACGCCGTCGTCGGCGACGACGGCTGA
- the lnt gene encoding apolipoprotein N-acyltransferase — MTVTATSVDESDQLEPQAAPVSRLVRLVPAAVAALSGVLLYVSFPPRTLWWLALPAFACFGWVLRGRSWKAGLGLGYLFGLGFLLPLLVWTGVEVGPGPWIALVAVEAIFVALVGAGITAVSKLPAWPLWAAALWIAGEAVRARAPFHGFPWGKIAFGQADGVFLPLAAVGGTPVLGFAVVLCGFGLYEIVRLVLEGRRTRVVQRSAAAVALLSVAVPVVGAVAARSLVSDKAEDGTTTVAVIQGNVPRAGLEFNAQRRAVLDYHVKETLRLAAEIKAGKVAKPDVVLWPENSSDVDPFADAQAYTDIDEAAKAIGAPISVGGVVERGGKLYNEQILWDPVKGPTDTYDKRQIQPFGEYLPMRSLLGAINKNWTSMVRQDFSRGTKPGVFTMNGAKIGLVTCYEAAFDWAVRSEVTDGAQLISVPSNNATFDRSEMTYQQLAMSRVRAVEHSRTVTVPVTSGVSAIIMPDGKITQKTGMFVADSLVQKVPLRSSETPATKLGILPEMALVLVAAGGLGWAIGAGVRRRRAGDA, encoded by the coding sequence GTGACCGTCACCGCAACTTCCGTGGACGAGTCGGACCAGTTGGAGCCACAGGCCGCGCCCGTATCGCGCCTCGTCCGTCTGGTTCCGGCCGCCGTAGCCGCGCTCTCCGGAGTGCTGCTCTACGTCAGTTTCCCGCCACGCACCCTGTGGTGGCTGGCGCTGCCCGCCTTCGCCTGCTTCGGGTGGGTGCTGCGCGGCCGCAGTTGGAAGGCGGGCCTCGGACTCGGCTACCTCTTCGGCCTCGGATTCCTGCTGCCGCTGCTGGTGTGGACCGGCGTGGAGGTCGGCCCCGGGCCCTGGATCGCCCTGGTCGCGGTCGAGGCGATTTTCGTCGCCCTGGTCGGCGCGGGCATCACCGCGGTGTCGAAACTGCCCGCCTGGCCGCTGTGGGCGGCGGCACTGTGGATCGCCGGTGAGGCGGTACGCGCGCGTGCCCCCTTCCACGGCTTCCCCTGGGGCAAGATCGCCTTCGGCCAGGCGGACGGCGTCTTCCTGCCGCTCGCCGCGGTCGGCGGCACCCCGGTCCTCGGCTTCGCGGTCGTGCTGTGCGGCTTCGGCCTGTACGAGATCGTCCGGCTCGTCCTGGAGGGACGGCGCACCCGGGTCGTCCAGCGGTCCGCCGCGGCCGTGGCCCTGCTGAGCGTGGCCGTACCGGTGGTGGGCGCGGTGGCCGCGCGGTCCCTGGTCAGCGACAAGGCCGAGGACGGCACCACGACGGTCGCGGTCATCCAGGGCAACGTCCCGCGCGCGGGACTGGAGTTCAACGCCCAACGACGGGCCGTGCTCGACTACCACGTCAAGGAGACACTGCGGCTCGCCGCCGAGATCAAGGCAGGCAAGGTCGCCAAGCCCGACGTGGTCCTGTGGCCGGAGAACTCCTCCGACGTCGACCCCTTCGCCGACGCCCAGGCGTACACCGACATCGACGAGGCGGCCAAGGCGATCGGCGCGCCCATCTCGGTCGGCGGTGTCGTCGAGCGGGGCGGCAAGCTCTACAACGAGCAGATCCTCTGGGACCCGGTGAAGGGCCCGACCGACACCTACGACAAGCGGCAGATCCAGCCGTTCGGCGAGTACCTCCCGATGCGCTCGCTCCTCGGGGCGATCAACAAGAACTGGACCAGCATGGTCCGCCAGGACTTCAGCCGGGGCACCAAGCCGGGCGTGTTCACGATGAACGGCGCCAAGATCGGTCTGGTCACCTGCTACGAGGCGGCCTTCGACTGGGCCGTGCGCTCCGAGGTCACCGACGGCGCCCAACTGATCTCCGTGCCCAGCAACAACGCGACCTTCGACCGCAGCGAGATGACCTACCAGCAGCTCGCCATGTCCCGGGTCCGCGCGGTCGAGCACAGCCGGACCGTCACCGTCCCGGTGACCAGCGGCGTCAGCGCGATCATCATGCCGGACGGGAAGATCACGCAGAAGACCGGCATGTTCGTCGCCGACTCCCTGGTCCAGAAGGTGCCGCTGCGCTCCTCCGAGACTCCGGCCACGAAGCTCGGCATCCTGCCCGAGATGGCCCTGGTCCTCGTCGCCGCGGGCGGCCTCGGCTGGGCGATCGGCGCGGGTGTGCGCCGACGGCGCGCGGGCGACGCGTAG
- a CDS encoding MOSC domain-containing protein — MGNAELRSIHVHPVKALRGFSPREALVEPWGLAGDRRWALIDDGGKVVTQREHPRLALAAAEHLPGGGVRLSAPGRDPLTVPVPEPVTTVAMEIFGTKVDAVPGPDTAHTWCSDYLGLGVRLVHMDDPATRRPVDPHYALPGETVGFADGYPLLLTSEASLDALNSLVAQGDHPAEGPLPMNRFRPNVVVAGTAAWAEDGWSGVVIGEVAFRVAKMCGRCVVTTTDQGTAERGKEPLRTLARHRRIGGKLVFGQNLVPRSTGTIRVGDPVRILA; from the coding sequence ATGGGGAATGCGGAGCTGCGGTCGATCCACGTTCATCCGGTCAAGGCGCTCCGGGGTTTCTCGCCCCGGGAGGCTCTCGTGGAGCCTTGGGGGCTGGCCGGTGACCGACGCTGGGCGCTGATCGACGACGGGGGAAAGGTCGTCACGCAACGCGAGCACCCGCGTCTCGCACTGGCCGCCGCCGAGCATCTGCCCGGCGGCGGTGTCCGTCTGTCCGCGCCCGGCCGTGACCCGCTGACCGTGCCCGTTCCGGAGCCGGTCACCACCGTGGCGATGGAGATCTTCGGTACGAAGGTCGACGCGGTACCGGGGCCGGACACCGCGCACACCTGGTGCAGCGACTATCTGGGTCTCGGCGTACGTCTTGTCCACATGGACGACCCCGCCACGCGCAGGCCCGTCGACCCGCACTACGCGCTTCCCGGTGAGACCGTCGGTTTCGCCGACGGCTATCCGCTGCTGCTGACCTCCGAGGCCTCTCTCGACGCCCTCAACTCCCTTGTCGCACAAGGGGATCACCCGGCCGAGGGGCCGCTGCCCATGAACCGGTTCCGGCCCAATGTGGTCGTCGCGGGCACCGCCGCCTGGGCCGAGGACGGCTGGTCGGGCGTCGTGATCGGCGAGGTCGCCTTCCGGGTCGCGAAGATGTGCGGGCGCTGCGTGGTGACCACCACCGACCAGGGCACCGCCGAGCGCGGCAAGGAGCCACTGCGCACCCTGGCCCGGCATCGGCGCATCGGCGGCAAGCTCGTCTTCGGGCAGAACCTGGTGCCCCGGTCCACCGGCACGATCCGCGTCGGTGACCCGGTCCGGATTCTCGCGTAG
- a CDS encoding DUF6643 family protein — MTSPRSTYGGGYYSASFPDTPIYDSLVAERGTPQIAPIRVPAAYDMPGSNLPALPSALPALPAGPSQASYGGYPQAQQPSPLQQAPAAYIPQQAPQRGYGQQQQQPRPMAAPAGYEAMRPAAPRPAPAPYQQDPYNNNQQYRGY; from the coding sequence ATGACCTCCCCCCGCTCCACTTATGGCGGCGGCTACTACTCCGCCTCCTTCCCGGACACTCCGATCTACGACTCCCTCGTGGCCGAGCGGGGTACCCCGCAGATCGCCCCGATCCGGGTCCCCGCCGCCTATGACATGCCGGGGAGCAACCTGCCGGCGCTCCCGTCGGCACTGCCCGCCCTCCCGGCGGGTCCCTCGCAGGCTTCCTACGGCGGCTACCCGCAGGCGCAGCAGCCCTCCCCGCTGCAGCAGGCGCCCGCCGCCTACATCCCGCAGCAGGCCCCGCAGCGCGGCTACGGCCAGCAGCAACAGCAGCCGCGCCCGATGGCGGCTCCGGCCGGCTACGAGGCGATGCGTCCGGCGGCTCCCCGCCCGGCCCCGGCGCCGTACCAGCAGGACCCGTACAACAACAACCAGCAGTACCGCGGTTACTGA
- a CDS encoding glutamate racemase, giving the protein MKIALMDSGIGLLAATAAVRRVRPDADLVLSLDPEGMPWGPRTPEDVTRRALDVAEAAAAHRPDVLIIGCNTATVRALTALRDRLEPGIPVIGTVPAIKPAAAGGTPFAIWATPATTGSPYQRGLIKDFADGVPVTEVPCWGLAEAVEHGDEAAIDAAVAAAAELTPDDVTTVVLGCTHYELVAERIRAAVQRPDRPPLVLHGSADAVAAQALRRIGEQPAPEAAAEGTLTVLLNGREGELPAAASIYAEGRLLRAVTPAH; this is encoded by the coding sequence GTGAAGATCGCGCTCATGGACTCCGGAATCGGTCTGTTGGCGGCCACCGCGGCGGTACGGCGGGTGCGCCCCGACGCGGATCTCGTGCTCTCCCTGGACCCCGAGGGCATGCCCTGGGGACCACGGACCCCCGAAGACGTCACCAGGCGCGCGCTGGACGTCGCCGAGGCCGCCGCCGCGCACCGGCCCGACGTCCTGATCATCGGCTGCAACACCGCGACCGTGCGCGCCCTGACGGCCCTGCGCGACCGCCTGGAGCCGGGTATCCCGGTCATCGGCACCGTCCCGGCGATCAAGCCGGCCGCGGCCGGTGGCACGCCCTTCGCGATCTGGGCGACGCCCGCCACCACTGGGAGCCCCTACCAGCGCGGCCTCATCAAGGACTTCGCCGACGGTGTGCCAGTCACCGAGGTCCCGTGCTGGGGACTGGCCGAAGCCGTGGAACACGGGGACGAGGCGGCCATCGACGCCGCCGTCGCCGCGGCCGCCGAGCTGACCCCCGACGATGTAACGACCGTCGTCCTGGGCTGCACCCATTACGAGTTGGTCGCCGAACGCATCCGCGCCGCCGTGCAGCGCCCCGACCGCCCGCCGCTCGTCCTGCACGGCTCCGCCGACGCGGTGGCCGCTCAGGCGCTGCGCCGGATCGGTGAACAGCCCGCACCCGAGGCGGCGGCCGAAGGCACCCTGACGGTGCTCCTGAACGGCCGCGAGGGAGAGCTGCCCGCCGCCGCGTCCATCTACGCCGAGGGCCGGCTCCTGCGGGCCGTCACCCCCGCCCACTGA
- a CDS encoding TerD family protein — protein sequence MPKGSNVPVPTTALRVELGWRSGPGVPDADASALLLVDGKVRSDGDFVFYNQPAHSSGAVRHEGKGNAGGRVTDSLLVDLARVEPAVDRIVLAASSDGGTFGQVPDLYIEVRDAVQNTAVARFDSEGATVETAFVLGEFYRRQGTWKFRAVGQGYDSGLEGLATDFGITVDEPQQAAPAAPMPQPTRPATMPPPSGPPVNLPPPMPVAPPPGPPSPPPATPVRLTKVTLTKAAPSVSLTKQGGTSGAMRVNLNWEVRKQFSGWGSKRGRAVAMHADLDLDLCALYELADGRKGVVQALGNAFGSLQRPPYIHLDGDDRSGASASGENLTINLDHIKDFRRILVFVTIYEGARSFADLHATVTLQPQYGAAIDFSLDECTVPSTVCALALITNTGGDLVVQREVQYLVPDRGVSPQRTVDRVYGWGMNWTPGRK from the coding sequence ATGCCGAAAGGGTCGAATGTTCCGGTGCCGACGACGGCACTGCGCGTCGAATTGGGCTGGCGGTCCGGCCCCGGTGTGCCGGACGCGGACGCCTCGGCGCTGCTGCTGGTCGACGGGAAGGTCCGCTCCGACGGCGATTTCGTGTTCTACAACCAGCCGGCGCACTCCTCCGGCGCGGTCCGGCACGAGGGCAAGGGCAACGCCGGCGGGCGGGTGACCGACAGCCTGCTCGTCGACCTCGCGCGCGTGGAGCCCGCCGTCGACCGCATCGTCCTCGCCGCCTCTTCGGACGGCGGAACGTTCGGCCAGGTACCCGACCTGTACATCGAGGTCCGGGACGCCGTGCAGAACACCGCGGTCGCCCGCTTCGACAGCGAGGGCGCGACGGTCGAGACCGCCTTCGTGCTCGGCGAGTTCTACCGCCGCCAGGGCACCTGGAAGTTCCGGGCCGTCGGCCAGGGGTACGACAGCGGGCTCGAAGGCCTGGCGACCGACTTCGGCATCACCGTGGACGAGCCGCAGCAGGCGGCACCGGCGGCGCCCATGCCTCAGCCCACCAGGCCCGCGACCATGCCCCCGCCCTCCGGACCGCCAGTGAACCTGCCCCCGCCCATGCCCGTGGCACCTCCCCCGGGCCCGCCTTCGCCCCCTCCGGCGACCCCCGTACGGCTGACCAAGGTGACGCTCACCAAGGCGGCCCCCTCGGTTTCCCTGACCAAGCAGGGCGGCACCTCGGGCGCCATGCGCGTGAACCTCAACTGGGAGGTGCGCAAGCAGTTCTCGGGCTGGGGCAGCAAGCGCGGCCGGGCGGTAGCGATGCACGCGGACCTCGACCTCGACCTGTGCGCCCTGTACGAACTCGCCGACGGCCGCAAGGGCGTCGTCCAGGCCCTCGGCAACGCGTTCGGCTCCCTGCAGCGGCCCCCGTACATCCATCTCGACGGCGACGACCGCAGCGGCGCGTCGGCGAGCGGCGAGAACCTCACCATCAACCTGGACCACATCAAGGACTTCCGGCGCATCCTCGTCTTCGTGACCATCTACGAAGGCGCGCGTTCCTTCGCGGACCTGCACGCCACGGTCACCCTCCAGCCGCAGTACGGCGCCGCGATCGACTTCTCGCTCGACGAGTGCACGGTGCCCTCCACGGTGTGCGCGCTCGCCCTGATCACCAACACCGGAGGCGATCTCGTCGTCCAGCGCGAGGTCCAGTACCTCGTCCCCGACCGCGGGGTGAGCCCGCAGCGGACCGTCGACCGCGTCTACGGGTGGGGCATGAACTGGACCCCGGGCCGCAAGTGA